Proteins from one Prosthecomicrobium sp. N25 genomic window:
- the pgsW gene encoding poly-gamma-glutamate system protein: protein MSGPPAVPAPQVAGRWGGVRLALAAVLCLGLWQVVERVSGGGLHPRLPEMLAAAETMREATRAIAAEKSARGLMQPPEVDPNRTGLIGPELTGLTTTMGDLASKRTVTNPDFAAALLRMVDGLGLPRGAPAVVVLSGSFVGADIASMAALEAIGIRPVVVVSLSASMYGATDPGFTLLDMLGTLRRRGILATRPSLAVFGGEAGVAHGMEPEVVAALRASAAREGVELIEEPPFPALAERLADRIRTLLGGRAPALLVNVGGALVALGTCPQSFELPPGLSRRPLGCSAGAPGLVQRLAGDGGVPVLHVINIRRMALDSGLPFDPRPLPVPGRNPAVYGRSRAVE from the coding sequence GTGAGCGGGCCGCCCGCCGTCCCGGCGCCGCAGGTCGCCGGCCGGTGGGGCGGCGTCCGGCTGGCCCTCGCCGCGGTCCTCTGCCTGGGGCTGTGGCAGGTGGTGGAGCGGGTATCGGGCGGCGGGCTGCATCCGCGCCTCCCGGAGATGCTCGCCGCGGCCGAGACGATGCGGGAGGCGACCCGGGCGATCGCGGCGGAAAAGTCCGCGCGCGGCCTGATGCAGCCGCCCGAGGTGGATCCCAACCGCACGGGGCTGATCGGGCCGGAGTTGACCGGGCTCACCACCACCATGGGCGACCTCGCGTCCAAGCGGACCGTGACCAACCCGGACTTCGCCGCCGCGCTCCTGCGCATGGTCGACGGGCTCGGCCTGCCGCGCGGGGCGCCGGCCGTGGTGGTGCTCTCGGGCTCCTTCGTGGGGGCGGACATCGCCAGCATGGCGGCGCTGGAGGCGATCGGGATCCGCCCGGTCGTCGTCGTCTCGCTGAGCGCCTCGATGTACGGCGCCACGGACCCTGGCTTCACGCTGCTCGACATGCTCGGCACCCTGCGGCGACGGGGGATCCTGGCGACGCGTCCGTCGCTCGCGGTCTTCGGCGGCGAGGCCGGGGTGGCGCACGGAATGGAGCCGGAGGTGGTCGCGGCGCTCAGGGCGTCGGCGGCGCGGGAAGGGGTGGAGCTCATCGAGGAGCCGCCGTTTCCGGCGCTCGCGGAGCGGCTGGCCGACAGAATCCGGACCCTGCTCGGCGGCCGAGCGCCGGCTCTCCTCGTCAACGTGGGCGGCGCGCTCGTGGCGCTCGGCACCTGCCCGCAGTCCTTCGAGCTGCCGCCCGGGCTCTCGCGGCGGCCGCTCGGCTGCAGCGCAGGGGCGCCTGGTCTCGTGCAGCGGCTCGCCGGGGACGGCGGCGTGCCGGTGCTGCACGTCATCAACATCCGGCGGATGGCGCTCGACTCCGGTCTCCCGT
- the pgsC gene encoding poly-gamma-glutamate biosynthesis protein PgsC, producing the protein MLTAALVIGVPVSLLVTEVIGLTAGGIIVPGYVALLLDRPAALLGFFLVSLACFGLVRLLQRHLVLFGSRAFAVTVLAGLALSLTADWLVEVAGPGPIEWAGLGYIVPGLVAHQFDRQGILPTLAALAIAAAATRIILVLAVRL; encoded by the coding sequence ATGCTGACGGCGGCCCTCGTCATCGGGGTGCCGGTGAGCCTTCTCGTTACGGAAGTCATCGGGCTGACCGCCGGGGGCATCATCGTGCCGGGCTACGTGGCGCTGCTGCTCGACCGCCCGGCCGCGCTGCTCGGCTTCTTCCTCGTGAGCCTCGCGTGCTTCGGCCTGGTGCGGCTCCTGCAGAGGCACCTGGTGCTCTTCGGGTCGCGAGCCTTCGCGGTGACGGTGCTCGCCGGACTGGCGCTGTCGCTGACGGCGGACTGGCTGGTCGAGGTCGCCGGACCGGGGCCGATCGAGTGGGCGGGCCTCGGCTACATCGTCCCCGGCCTCGTGGCGCACCAGTTCGACCGCCAGGGCATCCTGCCGACGCTGGCCGCGCTGGCGATCGCGGCGGCGGCGACGCGAATCATCCTCGTCCTGGCGGTGCGCCTGTGA
- the pgsB gene encoding poly-gamma-glutamate synthase PgsB gives MLSILTDPVLAERLPAPRLALLAVLCFLAAALWLAVAGFLLRRNRARIPVVIHVAGTRGKSTTVRLIAAGLRAGGLRVVGKATGSEPRLLTPDGREEPFRRRGPASIREQARLLARAAREGADALVVECMAIRPDLLWASEARLLKATTLVVTNARPDHFEELGEAPGAMAEALAWLIPQGGTVVAAREAATDGFRARAASLGARLVTVETDGLAPDAANRALALAACRIHGVGEEAAAAGMAFALPDPGHFAAWEAQIEGKTIRFANAFACNDVVSLEALWAERPPEGRPVVVLNARRDRPLRSRHFVRFLAARRPLPLLFVAGDGLAAVLARRAGFGAGDVVGLPPDPRRALAALAAAVPPGTTVWGVGNYAGLGRELAALLGPEPPAC, from the coding sequence ATGCTGTCGATCCTGACCGACCCGGTTCTCGCCGAGCGCCTGCCGGCGCCGCGGCTCGCGCTCCTGGCCGTCCTCTGCTTCCTGGCAGCGGCCCTTTGGCTGGCGGTCGCCGGCTTCCTCCTCAGGCGGAACCGGGCCCGCATTCCCGTCGTCATCCACGTCGCGGGCACGCGCGGCAAGTCGACGACCGTCCGGCTGATCGCGGCCGGCCTGCGCGCCGGAGGGCTGCGGGTCGTCGGCAAGGCGACCGGGTCCGAGCCGCGGCTCCTGACGCCGGACGGCCGCGAGGAGCCGTTCCGGCGGCGGGGACCGGCCTCGATCCGCGAGCAAGCGCGGCTTCTCGCAAGGGCGGCGCGGGAGGGCGCTGACGCGCTCGTGGTCGAGTGCATGGCGATCCGGCCGGACCTTCTGTGGGCGTCCGAAGCCCGGCTCCTCAAGGCCACGACGCTCGTGGTCACCAACGCCCGGCCGGACCATTTCGAGGAGCTCGGCGAGGCGCCCGGCGCGATGGCGGAGGCGCTCGCCTGGCTGATCCCGCAGGGCGGGACCGTGGTGGCGGCCCGGGAGGCGGCGACGGACGGCTTCCGGGCCCGTGCGGCTTCGCTCGGGGCGCGGCTGGTGACGGTCGAGACGGACGGGCTCGCGCCCGATGCGGCCAACCGGGCGCTCGCGCTCGCCGCCTGCCGGATCCACGGGGTCGGGGAGGAGGCGGCGGCCGCCGGTATGGCCTTCGCCTTGCCCGATCCCGGGCACTTCGCCGCCTGGGAGGCACAGATCGAGGGCAAGACGATCCGCTTCGCCAACGCCTTCGCGTGCAACGACGTGGTCTCGCTCGAGGCGCTCTGGGCGGAGCGGCCCCCGGAGGGGCGGCCCGTGGTGGTGCTCAACGCCCGCCGCGACCGGCCGCTGCGCAGCCGGCACTTCGTCCGCTTCCTGGCCGCGCGCCGGCCGCTGCCGCTGCTCTTCGTGGCCGGCGACGGCCTCGCGGCGGTGCTGGCGCGGCGGGCCGGCTTCGGGGCCGGGGACGTCGTCGGCCTGCCGCCCGACCCCCGGCGCGCGCTCGCGGCGCTCGCCGCGGCGGTGCCGCCCGGAACCACCGTCTGGGGGGTCGGCAACTATGCCGGCCTCGGCCGCGAGCTCGCCGCCCTTCTGGGCCCGGAGCCGCCGGCATGCTGA
- a CDS encoding DUF6305 family protein, with translation MTRKPDRRQFLVAAALVGGAVLTWAAPSVAQDKAQPPALVTSIGQSLDAFQVQLAVKRSGIPYKYDPHIEANQLGEAKTLMLAVGASLKGFGDAGISISDELARTSHLLDAAKAKGLYVVVLHIGGEDRRDALSNQLIELAAPRANYLIIRNDSDGDGLFTKISKAGNIPMVVIESAATLKQPLEKLFSGG, from the coding sequence ATGACCCGGAAGCCTGATCGTCGGCAATTCCTCGTCGCGGCCGCGCTCGTCGGCGGAGCCGTCCTGACGTGGGCCGCCCCGTCCGTCGCCCAGGACAAGGCACAGCCGCCGGCCCTGGTGACCAGCATCGGACAGAGCCTCGACGCCTTCCAGGTCCAGCTGGCCGTGAAGCGCAGCGGGATCCCGTACAAGTACGATCCGCACATCGAGGCGAACCAGCTCGGCGAGGCCAAGACCCTCATGCTGGCGGTCGGGGCCAGCCTCAAGGGGTTCGGCGACGCGGGCATCAGCATCAGCGACGAGCTCGCCCGGACCAGCCACCTGCTGGACGCGGCGAAGGCCAAGGGCCTCTATGTCGTCGTTCTGCACATCGGCGGCGAGGATCGCCGGGACGCCCTCTCCAACCAGTTGATCGAGCTGGCGGCGCCGCGCGCCAACTATCTCATCATCCGCAACGACAGCGACGGCGACGGGCTCTTTACGAAGATTTCGAAGGCCGGCAACATCCCGATGGTCGTGATCGAGAGCGCGGCGACTCTCAAGCAGCCGCTCGAGAAGCTGTTCTCCGGCGGTTGA